A window of Loxodonta africana isolate mLoxAfr1 chromosome 3, mLoxAfr1.hap2, whole genome shotgun sequence genomic DNA:
TGGGAGCCAGCGCCTGGAGACCCTGATCAGCCATTTCCCTGGTCCCTGCATCCATGGGCCCCACACCCCACGGCCAGGCCATGGGTACCTGTGGGACTGAGCACCCAGGGCCCCCAAATGAGGCCACAGGACAGGGCACAAGGCCTCCCAGCTCTGGGAGCTCGTGGTGCTCGGGACATACGCAGCCAATTGGATGGGAGCACAGCAGCTGCCTTGCTTGCCTTGGCCACACAGAGCAGGGTATATGGCCCTTCGCAGGGATCCCGTCTGCTGCAGAGTTCCCTGGTAGGTACAGGGGCTTGGTGGCTGAGGATGAGAGGTGAAGGGCGTGGCCACCAGTCAGGGGAGTGGCCCGATTCCTGAAGCCCTTTCCCACCCCCTTGAATGGGCCTCCTTGTGCACCAGGGTCCCATTGGGCCTCCTGGGGCATGGCGTTTTTCAGTGGGGACCTCAGTGCCAAGAAGGGACAGACACCTAATTTTaggttttgcttatttttttgagCACCCTATAGaagccctggcagcgcagtggttaagagctacgtctggtatccaaaagatcggcagttggaatccaccagccgctccttggaaaccctatggggtagttctactctgtcctgtagggtcactatgagtcggaattgacttgacagcaatggtttttgtttttgtctttgtttttaatacGAGGCACAGATTCAGCGGGGACAAAGGGGTCAAAGCTGCCTTCCCAGCTGGCGGCCAGGCCCCCTCCCCTGCAGGCAACAACGTCGGGTGCTGTTCCGCCTGGGCAAGCTACCTTTTTCCAATTGAGAACGTTTGCCTGTGGGGGTGGGTATTTAAAGCCCTGGGCTCGGACCAGCATAGATGGAGAAGCTGTGTGATGGTTGAGAAGTGGACTtcccctctctctgcctcagtttcctcatctgcaaagtgggaATGATGAGAGTACCACCTCGTGGGATGGCTGCCAGCAGAGAGGGATAATGGGATACTCATGCAGGCGAGGTGTGGACAGAGCTAGGCAGGACCTTGAGCCCCCAGGGCCTAGGGTGGGAAAGGGGCCAGGTGGGCTGCATGGGGAGGGGTGCCAGCACTGCAGCTTGAGGTGCAAGGGGTTCACGTTCTGGGAGGACGGGAGATGGATATTCTGAGCAAAGAGGACCAGCACATCATCCGAAGTCCCATCCCAGCCACCCACACCtacctctgcctcagtttccccatcggGGGAATGGGAGCTCTGAGGAGGCTGGcagcctttccctccctccccattcaTGGGGCTGTGTTTGCAGACCTCCTGGAGGCCCGCCGGCCACTGGCGCATGAGTGCTTGGGTGAGGCCCTCCGTGTGATGCGCCAGGTCATCAGTAAACACCCGCTGCTGAACACTGTGGAGACACTCACGGCTGCTGGCAACCTTATCAACAAGGTCAAAGGTCAGCAGAGGCAGCTGCAGCAGCAGAGTGCCACctaggagggcttcctggaggaggggacttttaaagtgggttttttggggggaagcATTAAATAAGTTGATCTTGTTTATTCATTTCTAATATATACACCTATATaagtaagagccctggtggctcaaaggttgagcacttggctcctaaccaaaaggttggcagttcaaacccaacccaCCAGCGACTTGttgagagaaagacatggcagtcctcttccgtaaagattccagccttggaaaccctatggagcagttctactctgtcctgtagggtccctaggagtcgaaatcgactcaacagcaatggatttggttttttgttttataaaattgttttatatacatataaaaaaattgccaattcagcatttttaTGTGTCCAATttaatgacattggttacgttcacCATGTTGTATAAGCACACTGCTTGCCTTTGTAAATCCTTCCACCACCATCAGTAGAAGCTCAGAGCCCCTGAGCTAAAACgcccccttccccttccctccagcccctggtaatcactaacaaactttggtctctgcaTTTACCAATTCTAGCTATTTCGTATAAGCAGGAACATACAACAtttttgtgtttggcttattttactcagcataacgttttcaggGTTCAACCATATTGCAAcacgtatcaagacttcatttgtctttatggcttgaagttttttttttctttacagaaaaTTTCTCTCTacagacacctttttttttttattttattgttgtaaaatcaAAGTGGGTTTTGAAGGATACATAGGAGTTTGATGGGCACAACTGCTCCCTGATGCTACTCCTTGGTTAAGGGTTCCCATCAGTTAACGACAAGAGTGTTTGCCTCCCGGTGGACTGACTCTTCATCCTTGTCTCTGCGTCCCAGGCTTCCATTATGAGAGCAACAAGGAGGCAGACAAGCGGGAGTTTGAGAAGGCCCTAGAGACCATCGCTGTCTCCTTCAGCAGCACGTGAGTGATTGTGGCAGCCAGCAGGGCTGGGGGGTCAATTCCAGGGGGATTGTGTGACCCTGGCCTCTGACCCCCTGCCCTGCAGCGTGTCCGAGTTCCTCATGGGTGAAGTGGACATCAGCACCCTTCTGTCGGTGCCCCCCGGGGATCCAAGCCAGGTgagtaggggtggggtgggggaatcCCTGGGCGTGGCAGAGGGTCAGGCCAGCAGGGTGTGAGAGGTCACCCCACTTCCTTGTGGGCCTTGGCCTATGTCCAGGAGGGAGGTGAGCGTGTCCTGCTGTGTGGGCATCAGCCAGGGCCCTGCACGTGGCTGACCTCACCTGTCTGCTCCCATACAGGCCATGGAGCACCTGTATGGACAGGGGGGTGAGGGCACCCCCCCAAGCACTGACGACTGTGATGGAGGTGAGTCTCCACCGTGCAGCAGATGGGAATGTGTTTAAGGCTGGCCGATGGCAGAGGACAGAGGCTGGGAGGGTCAGGCCTGAAGTGGGCTGAGGGGCAGAGGGCAGGAATGAACACACCAGAAGGGGTTGACTGACGGGCCAGGCCGCAGGGGTGGCGACTGAATGGGGCAAGTGGTGGACATGGTGGCTTGGGTGGAGGCTGAGGGGGTCGCGTGGTGGATGGAGTGGCAGGGGTGGAGGCTGAGGGTGTCATCGGGTAGCTGATGGGGCGGCAGGGGTGGAGGCTGAGGGGGTCGTGTGGTGGACACAGTAGCAGAGGCTAGCGATTGGGGGGTTGAATGATGGATGAGGTGACAGAGGGTGGAGATTGAGGGGGTTAAAGGGTGGGTCAGCTGGCAGAGGCCAGGACTGAGCATGCTGGGAGTGGTAGGGTGGGCCTGCAGCCGAGGGCTGGGCTGAGCAGGGACCCCCGCAGGCTGCCCTCCCCCCGAGGAGGTGGACACGCTGCTGCAGCGCTGTGAGGGCGGCGTGGACGAGGCGCTGAAGTACGCCAAGAACATGGCCAAgtacatgaaggacatcatagtcTACCTGGAGAAGCGTACTGTGCTGGGTGAGAGGCGGGCGCGGTGGGCCTGGGGGTGGGTGCTCTCCCTCCGGCCCCCAGCCCCCCAACCGCACTCCTCACACCCACCCCGCCTGCAGAGCTGGAGTTCGCCAAAGGCCTGCAGAAGCTTGTCCACAACTGCAGACAGAGCGTCACGCTGGAGGTAAGGGTGCAGAGGCAGGAGTCCCTCAGGCCGGGGAGTGAGTCCAGAGGTGCCAGCGGTCACCGCAAGGACTGAGGGAGGAGGCGGGGCTGCATTCGGAGACCCCACCCGGTGACCATCCCCTCCCCGCAGCCTCACATGCCGCTGCTGTCCATCTACTCGCTGGCGCTGGAGCAGGACCTGGACATGGTGCAGGCAGCCAGTGTGCTGCAGACACAGACCTTCCTGCAGGTGGCGGGGGGCCAGGCGAGGCGTGGTCAGGGAGGCGGGCAGGGTGGCGCGGGCCCCCACTCATGGCCACTCTCCGCAGCCCCTGACCCTTCGGCGGCTGGAGCATGAGAAGCGCAGGAAGGAGATCAAGGAGTCATGGCACCGCGCCCAGAGGAAGCTGGTACGGTGGGTGGACACGAGCAGGCCCTGGCGCAGGGCCATTTGTGCTTTCCTGGTTTGGGGGGAACTTCCAGTTCCACTGCTGGCCGTCACCAATTCAGGAGCCAGGAGGAGCGGTGTGTCCCGCAGTTAAAACAGGCCGGAGAAGTCCGCAGTGATTCTGTCTATGGGACACTCTGGCTGCTGCGTGCTACTCTGGTCTATATGCTCTTATGCGTGTCTCGTAGTTGGTTTTGGGGTGTGTTAACAGGATGCCTCGTGAGAAGTCTCCCTCTGCCCCAGGTCCCTGTCTGTGGTCTCTGTGACTCCTTTCGAGAGATGCTGGCACAGATGGACCTTGCCCCACTTGGCACCCTAGGAGGCAGCTCACTGCCCACCTGGTTCTGCCCTGTGGTTTCACCCTCTCCTTACCCAGGCTCATCCCTCTTCTCGGCTATGCACAGCGGGATGAGGTTTATTTCATTAAATCTCTGCAGATGGGCACTCAGATTGTTGCTGGGCTGTTACAAACATCATGTGTGTAACCAGCTTATGCCCCCACCTTGTGGAAAGAGCGCTAACACCGGTGTTCAAGGTGGAACGGCTGAGCCAAGGGGCTCAAGTGTACGCATTACTCTCTTGGTCACTGTGTGCTCCTCCACTTGTGAACTCTGTTCATATGGTTTACTTAGAGTTGGCTTGTTGATTTGCCAGAGCTCTTTACATATGATGGAACTCAGCCCTTGGTGATGTGAATTGCAGACTTCTCTCTGGTTTGTTTGACTTTCGATTTTGTTTGTGGCTTGTTTTGCCAGCTACAAATTCATGATTGTTAGTAGGGGCAGATTTTTACTAGGGGCTGATGCTTGTAGGACCTGCTGGTTAGTGCAGGCCAGGGTTCCCACCTCATGGAGGATGGCAAAGATACTAATGCCGGCCACCAGGACAGTAACCATAAGATGTCAGCCCGCTCCATGGCTTGCAGGTGTTGAGGTTGCCAATAAAAACACAACTTACACAGACTCTGGGCAGAAGTCTTTACTCACATAGAGAGGAAACAGCAAGGTGGTCAGCTCCAGTAGTGGGTGCTGGTCCCTATGGCCAGTGGACCTCTCCCTCCAGCAGCTGACACAGGAGGTGGTCTGCATGCACCCTGCTTGTGCTGCAGAAAAAAGGTGCCCTTTCCCTCTCCACCAGGAACGGATACAgcagtggggttggccaggtgccgTGTAGGCACACACTTAACTAAGCAGTCCCTGGGGATGCTGATACGTGCTCAGGCCAAAAGGGGAGGGACGTGCTGTTGGCACACCAGCAGTTATGGGATGTGCTGGGTCAGGCCACAAGCTCGTGTGTCCAAGACACCAGGCCACCACATCTGGTCTTGAGCACAAGGTATATTCGTGGTCACAGGGGAAGGTGGCAGGTGGCACTCGGATCCCCCTccacagttagcagctgagtgttagtACTACGTGGTGGTTAGTACTACCTGGTGGTTAGTACTACCTGAAAATTAGTACTGCCTGGAGGTTAGTACTGCCTGGTGGTTAGTAGTAGCTCTTAGTAGTAACATATTGTCAGTGCCTGACTGCCCATTGTAGTCTATCCTTGCCTGGTTTTGAAGATTGGGGTCAGGCACTGTAAGGCCTTGTGCATGCTGAGATGATTTTCTAGAGCTCCTCTGTGCTTTCTTCAAGTCCTTTTCTTTATGAGTGAAACTCTGACAGTGCAGGCTGTGAGGCTGTGTGGGATGGCCTCCGAAAGCCCCCTGGTTTTGGCTGAGCTCTTCCTGATGACCCCGAGGGTGCCTGACTTCCTGTTGGGGCAGCCTCGCTGTTCTTCTGAGACAGGGTAAAAGGGATTGGGCCTCAAAGCGCCGCACCGCTAGGCAGGGTGTGTGTAGGTGCTGGTGCCAGGCCTGACTCCTGGGCTCTACAGTGGGCCCACCCAACACCCAGTCCAACACCCAGGCCTCTGGGTCCCATTGCAGGCGTGACCTCTTTGCTGGGCTGTGGGGCCTCGGTGGGAGagaggtgggtggtggaggtaCCATGTGTGGCATCTGGCTGGCTGGAGTGGAAAGCAAGGGGGAGGGCTGGGGAGCTGGTCTGGGACAGGCTCAGACCCATCCCTGCCCCACAGCAAGACGCCGAGGCCAACCTGCGCAAAGCCAAGCAGGGATATGTGCAACGCTGTGAGGACCACGACAAGGCGCGCCTGCTGGTGGCCAAGGCTGAGGATGAGCAGGGAGGCGGCGGGCCCGGGGCGGGTGGAGCCGCCTCCAAGAGCTTGGACAAGCGGCGACGGCTAGAGGAGGAGACCAAGAACAAGGTGAGGGCACAGATGAGGTGGGTTGCAGCTGCCTGGAAGCCCTTCCCTTACTTTGTCAGTGTCCTGGAGCTGCACAACAAAGCCTCACACATGGGATGCCTGCAAAGAGACACTTATTCTCTGTTCTGGAAGCTGggagtctgagttcagggtgtgGGCAGGGCCGTGCTCCCTCCAGAGACCCTGGGGGTGGATCattcctggtctctcccagcttctgtggtCCCATCAGTCCCCTCTCTGTCTCCGTGTGTCTGTCTCTTTCAGTCATTAGAGTAGGGCCAACACTCCTCCCTATGACATTAACtaacatctacaaagaccctctTTCCAAACGCCGTCACATTCACACGGACGGGTTAGAATTTCAgtatatctttttggggacacggagccctggtggtccagcggttaagagctcggctgctaaccaaaaggtctgcagtttgaatccaccacccaccccttggataccccatggggcagctctactctgtcctatagggtcactaggagtcggaacagAACTCATGCCACAGCACCTGTGTCTGCACTTGCTGTTTGCGCTGACTGGACTCTCTCCTCCCAAGTATCCCCTCGCTCCTTGTAACTGCACCCCCCCACACTCATTCAGGTGGCAGCTTCACTATGGCTCCTCCTGGGTCTTGTCCACTCAGCCCTATTCCAGGAAGTTCTAGCACAagcatctttttgggggacacaactcaaccctCAATCTCCCTGCCTGCCTGGACCAGCGCCCGAGTCCCCGGGTGGGTCCCCTGAAGGCTGGGCCCGGCTGAGGCGCTGTGTGCCCCCGCAGGCGGAGGAGGCCATGGCTACTTACCGAACGTGCGTGGCGGACGCCAAGACGCAGAAGCAGGAGCTGGAGGACACCAAGGTGACAGCGCTGCGGCTGCTGCAGGAGGTCGTGAGGCAAAGCGACCAGACCATCAAGGCGGTGGGTGCAGAGCGGCGCGTGGGGGGGCGCGGGTGCAGGGGAGGGGCGTGGGCACGGGGCGGAGCGTGTGACAGGAGGGGCGGGGCTCCGCGTGGTGGGGGGGACTCCGCGTGGTGGGCCGGGCCGCCCAGGGGAGGGGCGTGGGCACGGGGCGGAGCGTGTGACCGGAGGGGCGGGGCTCCGCGTGGTGGGCGGGGCCGCCCTGACCGCGGCCCTGACCGCCCCGCCCGCAGGCCACCATCTCCTACTACGAGCTGATGCACGTGCAGACGGCGCCGCTGCCCGTCAACTTCCAGATGCTGTGTGAGAGCAGCAAGCTGTACGACCCCGGGCAGCAGTACGCCTCCCACGTGCGCCAGCTGCAGCGCGGGGAGGAACCCGACGTGCACTACGACTTCGAGCCCCACGTCTCGGCCAGCGCCTGGTACCGCTGCGCCCGCCCGAGCACCCGGGGAGGGGGTCCGGGGCCGCCGCAGAGGCCCGCAGAGCTGGgggctctagggaacaggagTGCGTGCTCCCTCAGGCCTGGAGGCCAGCAGTCTGAATTCCCTGCAGAGGCTCTCGGGGAGGGTCCCTCGTGgtctcctccagcttctggtggccccaggagtTCCTGGCTTGTGGCCGCATCCCTCCAGTTTCTGCCTGTCTTCACGTGGCCATCTGGCCTGGTGTCTCTTCTTATAAAGCACTTCTCAGAGGGCAATAGGGCCCACCCTGTTGCAGTATGACCTCACGTGAACTTAATTTCATCTGTaaagaccctattcccaaacaaggtcacgttcacgcGTCCTGGGGTCAGGACCCCACCATATCTTtctggggaacataattcaacccacaacagggAGCCGGACTTCCCACCTGTAAGGGGGTGGGTGTGAGGCTGCCTCAGGGACCCCATCATGGCCCTCCCTGGTGCACCCTCAGGTCCCCAGTGATGCGTCCTCGCAAGTGCAGCTTCAACGTCAGCGACACAGCAGGAGTGGAGGCCGGCAGCCCCCCCGAAGCAGGAGGTCCTGAGGAGGAAGCGCTGACCAAGGAGCGGCGAGGTGAGTGCCGGGAGGGGTGGGGGCACAGGTTGGCAGAGTGGGTGTTGCCTCTCGCCACCCCTCACGGAGGCGCGTCCCCCCCTAGGCGGGCGCGGACACAAGGTGCACAAGTCCTGGCCCACCTCGATCTCAGACTCTGACGGCAGCCTGGATCCGGGGCTCGGCTCAGGTGAGAGGCTGTCTGGCGGTGGGATGGGGGTACAGGGGGCAGCAGCCAGCTGGTCGGGAGTTCTGACGCCCCGTCTCCTGCTCAGGGGACTTTAAGAAGTTCGAGCGGACCTCGTCCAGTGGCACCATGTCGTCCAGCGAGGAGCTGGACCACGAGGGTGGCCCGGGGGCGCCAGACTTCGAGCAGGGTGAGGGCTCTAACCCCGGGGGTGAGGGGGAGTTGGCCAGGCTCTGCCCTGACTTGGGAAGGTGGGAGCGGGCCTCAAGCCATGCTGAACTTCTACCCGCCCGCCCGCCCCAGGCGGCCTCAATGGCACGGCCCCTGCGCTGCCAGTGGCGGTCCCCAGCGGGCCCTTCCGCAACGTGGGGCTGTCCAAGGCAGCGCGAACCCACCACCTGCGCAAGCTACGTACGCCCGCCAAGTGCCGCGAGTGTAACAGCTACGTGTACTTCCAGGGCGCCGAGTGCGAGGAGGTGGGTGAGGGTCACTGGAGGGGACGAGAGTGGGCCTCAGGGAGAAGGGGGCTGCTGGCCGGAGGTGGAGAAGGGTCCTGCTCACCCTGCATCCCTCCCCCAGTGCTGCCTGGCCTGCCACAAGAAGTGCTTGGAGACACTGGCCATCCAGTGTGGTCACAAGAAGCTGCAGGGTCGGCTGCAGCTCTTCGGCCAGGACTTCAGCAGG
This region includes:
- the ARHGAP45 gene encoding rho GTPase-activating protein 45 isoform X1, with the protein product MLGRRRGASYSPHRAVSQGPPKAGGNVSVWLMELPRKDSADPASPGPGLEPPAAALNAKATGTLKRPTSLSRHASAAGFPLSGPGSWTIGRGHRSPLTAAGPAELNTEGPCPDAIDDIAQLLADVARFAEGLEKLKECVLREDLLEARRPLAHECLGEALRVMRQVISKHPLLNTVETLTAAGNLINKVKGFHYESNKEADKREFEKALETIAVSFSSTVSEFLMGEVDISTLLSVPPGDPSQAMEHLYGQGGEGTPPSTDDCDGGCPPPEEVDTLLQRCEGGVDEALKYAKNMAKYMKDIIVYLEKRTVLELEFAKGLQKLVHNCRQSVTLEPHMPLLSIYSLALEQDLDMVQAASVLQTQTFLQPLTLRRLEHEKRRKEIKESWHRAQRKLQDAEANLRKAKQGYVQRCEDHDKARLLVAKAEDEQGGGGPGAGGAASKSLDKRRRLEEETKNKAEEAMATYRTCVADAKTQKQELEDTKVTALRLLQEVVRQSDQTIKAATISYYELMHVQTAPLPVNFQMLCESSKLYDPGQQYASHVRQLQRGEEPDVHYDFEPHVSASAWSPVMRPRKCSFNVSDTAGVEAGSPPEAGGPEEEALTKERRGGRGHKVHKSWPTSISDSDGSLDPGLGSGDFKKFERTSSSGTMSSSEELDHEGGPGAPDFEQGGLNGTAPALPVAVPSGPFRNVGLSKAARTHHLRKLRTPAKCRECNSYVYFQGAECEECCLACHKKCLETLAIQCGHKKLQGRLQLFGQDFSRAANSTADGVPFIIKKCVGEIERRALRTKGIYRVNGVKTRVEKLCQAFENGQELVELSQASPHDISNVLKLYLRQLPEPLLSFRLYHELVGLAKDNLKAEAEAKAASRGRSDSGGSVAAMVAMAGRLGELLRDLPPQNRATLQYLLQHLRRIVQVEQDNKMTPGNLGIVFGPTLLRPRPTEATVSLSSLVDYPHQARVVETLIAHYALVFKDEPEEVPGAQAEVVLQVPFLEADKAAAEPVPEAAEDGPRGSQLPSNDSDSELEEASDLLSSPGTGALHRLSFLEKQESEASLEEDVRSGSEEQLEAPGDGEEELTRGLSGSNTNQSNNTAGAPLPTTRLHAGHIVVGTCQERRPECV
- the ARHGAP45 gene encoding rho GTPase-activating protein 45 isoform X2; translation: MFSRKKRELMKTPSISKKNRAGSPSPQSLGELPRKDSADPASPGPGLEPPAAALNAKATGTLKRPTSLSRHASAAGFPLSGPGSWTIGRGHRSPLTAAGPAELNTEGPCPDAIDDIAQLLADVARFAEGLEKLKECVLREDLLEARRPLAHECLGEALRVMRQVISKHPLLNTVETLTAAGNLINKVKGFHYESNKEADKREFEKALETIAVSFSSTVSEFLMGEVDISTLLSVPPGDPSQAMEHLYGQGGEGTPPSTDDCDGGCPPPEEVDTLLQRCEGGVDEALKYAKNMAKYMKDIIVYLEKRTVLELEFAKGLQKLVHNCRQSVTLEPHMPLLSIYSLALEQDLDMVQAASVLQTQTFLQPLTLRRLEHEKRRKEIKESWHRAQRKLQDAEANLRKAKQGYVQRCEDHDKARLLVAKAEDEQGGGGPGAGGAASKSLDKRRRLEEETKNKAEEAMATYRTCVADAKTQKQELEDTKVTALRLLQEVVRQSDQTIKAATISYYELMHVQTAPLPVNFQMLCESSKLYDPGQQYASHVRQLQRGEEPDVHYDFEPHVSASAWSPVMRPRKCSFNVSDTAGVEAGSPPEAGGPEEEALTKERRGGRGHKVHKSWPTSISDSDGSLDPGLGSGDFKKFERTSSSGTMSSSEELDHEGGPGAPDFEQGGLNGTAPALPVAVPSGPFRNVGLSKAARTHHLRKLRTPAKCRECNSYVYFQGAECEECCLACHKKCLETLAIQCGHKKLQGRLQLFGQDFSRAANSTADGVPFIIKKCVGEIERRALRTKGIYRVNGVKTRVEKLCQAFENGQELVELSQASPHDISNVLKLYLRQLPEPLLSFRLYHELVGLAKDNLKAEAEAKAASRGRSDSGGSVAAMVAMAGRLGELLRDLPPQNRATLQYLLQHLRRIVQVEQDNKMTPGNLGIVFGPTLLRPRPTEATVSLSSLVDYPHQARVVETLIAHYALVFKDEPEEVPGAQAEVVLQVPFLEADKAAAEPVPEAAEDGPRGSQLPSNDSDSELEEASDLLSSPGTGALHRLSFLEKQESEASLEEDVRSGSEEQLEAPGDGEEELTRGLSGSNTNQSNNTAGAPLPTTRLHAGHIVVGTCQERRPECV